The Magnolia sinica isolate HGM2019 chromosome 9, MsV1, whole genome shotgun sequence sequence TTCGTCAGATGAAGAGTGCGGAGAGAATGATCCTTTTATACCTTTACCGGAAGAGTCTGTGTGGCGACAGCAATAGGGTGTTGACTCGGGAGTAAGTCCTTGTAATGAGGAATCAGTCTCTGTAAATCCTCTGGCTGTTGATTGTCAGATGGTGATTGTTGATAGTGCAACATTAGTTGCAAAGGAGCGGGGCCCAACAGTTTATCTGGCCCAAGGTATGATACGTATTAAAATGTTTGCGATGGAAGTTGCTCAGCTAGTGGGAGTTTCCTTTGGGGATAGGTCAGAGGACTTTGTCGTCCTTGAATTTGTAGAAGAAACGGGGAGATTACCAGTGCACCAAGTGGTTTTGACTCAGTTGTCCTTCAAGACAAACAGTTGGTGTGTGCtaagatcgataatcagagtgtGGAAATTCTTTAAGATGGGGCACCAGCTGAGGTTCGCATGGGTTTAGTCAGTGTGCAATGAAAGTTTCAAGCTGGAATGTGAGGGGCTGGGATGTCCTCAGAAGCGACGACagattatatataaaaaataaataaataaattgcaaaAAGTTCAAGGTGCAGATTCCAGCGTTTCAAGAGACAAAGATGCAAGAAATAGATCAGTATATTGTGAACTCATTATGGTGGGGGAAGAAGAAAGACTGGGTTTTCTTGGAGGCTCTAGGTTCAGCAGGAGGGATTTTAATAGTCTGGGATTCTAATATTTGGTGTAAAGAGGATACTAGCAAAGGAAATAATTCTTTATCGGTGGTTTTTAAAGAAGTAGCTTTAGATTTCAAATGGGTGTTTTTTGCAGTTTATAGGCTGTGCCGTTCGAAATTCCATGCGGAATTCTGGAAAGAATTGGATTTATGTAGAGGCAAATGGGACTTGCCCTGCTGTGTTGGCAGCAATTTCAATGTCGTTAGATTTGTTCATGAAAAATCTAAGGGGGGGTCGTATTTCTACTAGCATGCAATATTTTTATGATTGGATTATGAGAAATGAAATGGTTGATCTTCCTATGTGTGAAGTAAAATTTACTTCGTCTAATAGTCAAGTAAATCCAACTCTCTCGAAATTAGATCGGTTTCTTCTTCCCTAGATTGAGTGGAGATGTTGCCGCTTATTCACCAAAGAAGGCTGCCGAAGCCGATATTTAGCCATTGTCCGATTTTGTTAGAGCTAGATGCGGAGAATTGGGGTTCAAATTGTTGAAAAAAGAAATATGCAAATGGAAGGAGTAGGTCTTAAAAGTTCGTGAGAAGGAAACCACAAAATTATTGGAAGATGTtcaaaagcttgaaattaaagAAGAGTGGAAGAGGAGAAAGCATGGCAAGAAGTTTTCGGGCCAAGTATAATGTTAGGTTGCGTGAGGAGGAAATTAAATGGTGGCAATGTTCGCGAGCTCTATTGTAGAAGGAAGGCGATTGGAACACCAAGTTCTTTCATTCGAAGACAAGTGCAAGGGCAAGGGCTAACAAAATTATTTCCATCACGGTCGATGGTGAAAGAAAAGAGCGTAAAGAGAAGGTTTGTGCTTTGATAGTTGAATTCTATAACAGGTTGTTTTCTCGTGAGCATTGGAATAGGCCGATTTTGGATAACCTCCCTTTTAAACCTATTTCATCATTAGTGGCAGATTTGTTGGAAAAGCCTTTCTCTGAGGAAGAAGTTAAACAAGCGGTGGAGGATTTGGGTAGTGATAAAGTGCAAGGGCCGGATGATTTTCCGATAGCGTTCTTTTGGAAGTTTTGGGGGTTGATTAACAGAGATGTGCTTGCTTTCTTAAATGAATTTTTCGAGAAAGGTTATATATAGCTTCAGAGATGGGGCCCATGTTCATGGCGTTAATTCTTAAAAAAGGAGTTGAGTGTATAAAAGATTTTAGACCCATAAGCCTTCTAGGTGGTCCATATAAGATCTTGTCAAAGTTGCTCACCTCAAGTTTCGAGTGGTGTTGGGAGAAGCAATTTCAAAATCGCAAGGTGCTTTTGTTAAAGGTAGGCAAATTGTTGACAATTTTCTACTGCAAGTGAATGTATAGGCACGTATAACAGAAATGGGTAAAAAGGGTTGGTGTACAAGTTAGATATAGACAAAGCATATGATCACGTCGATTGGGACTTTTTGGATTATATGCTAGCTAGGCTGGGATGCAAGGTTAAATGGTAGGCTTGGATGCAAGAATGCGTTAAGTCTGATAAGTGTTTGATCTTAGTGAATGGTTTCCCAAAGGGTTTCTTTCAGGCATTGTGAGGTCTTCGTCAAGGGGATCCTTTATCTCCCTATCTGTTTGTGATGATTATGGAAGCTTTCAGTAGACTCATAGGCAAAGAGGCAGAGGTGGATAATTATGATTTCCAGATTTCTCATTTGTAGTATGCGGATGATACTCTGTTATTTTGCGAAGCAAACACTTATTCTGTAGAGAATCTGAGAGCAATCATAGCTACTTTTCAGGCAATTTCAGGTTTAAAAGCTAATCTTACAAAGAGCAAAATTTTTGGAGTAGGGATTTCGAAGGAGGAAATGAAGTTTTTCGCTTCCAAGTTTGGGTGTAGGGAGGGTGCCTTTCCTACGTCGTATCTCAGCCTCCCATTGTGCATTGGTAAGCCTATGAAACATCTTTGGACAAAGTTATCAAAGATTCAAAAGTAGATTGTCTCACTGGCAAACTCGATGTTTATCCTTGGATGGTAAATTACATTAATCAAGTCGGTTTTATCAAATCTTCCAGTGTATTACATGCCGCTATTTAAATGCCCGAAATCGGTCATAGAAAAGTTGGAAAAACTACGGAGGGATTTCTCGTGGAAAGGTATGAAAGATGTTCACAAATTTCATTTTTTGAAATGGGGAGAAGTGTGTAAGCCTACAGACCAAGGGGGAGAGAGTTTTAGGAAGTTGGAACACGTAAATGTAGTGCTACTTGGGAAGTGGGTTTAGAGGTTTGGGGTAGAATTTCACTCCCTATGGAGAGGTGATTCGGAGGAGATATGAGGAGGACGATAGGGGATGGTGGATTAGACAATCTTCATTGTATAGAGCATCTTCTCTTTGGAAATCAGTGGTGTCAGTTAAGCATAAAGTATGGGAAAACATTGGTTTTAGGCCAGGTAATGGAAAGAATGTCAGATTTTGGGATGATATATGGATCACAGGGAATAGGCTGAAGGATCTCTTTCCTAGGTCGGCGGATATTTCAAGTGGGGCGGATCTCAAAGTGGAGAATTGTTTCTCTTTGGTGGGAAAGGAAATAGTTTGGGCTCCTTGCAGAAGGAATTTATCAGACGAGGAATTTTTAGAGTTTCAATCTGTTAGATAAGCTTTCCAGGGTTTTGCTGGTTATTTTGAACCTGATTCGCTGATTTGGTTGAGAAGTAACTTTGGTCAATTCTAGGTGAAATCTCTTTATTTGTCTATTAGCAGTGAGATTGCTCCGGGGGAGTTCTGTCCGACATCTTTCGTTTGGAGGTATCAAGCTCCCTTAAAGGTAGCGGTGTTTGCCTAGCTAGTGGGAAGAAAGAAAGTGCTTACTGTAGATAATCTTCAAAGAAAGAATATGATTTTGCCGAATGTTCGTCTTTTATGTCTTCAAGCAGAGGAATCGGTGGGTCATTTGTTTATCCAGTGCTCATTGCAAGAGAGTTATGGGATAGTTTTCTCAAGTTATTTGGCATCGATTTGGTCTCGTCGGGATCTATGGATCTTTTTCTTTTGAGTTGGCATGGAGGGGGTATAGGGAAGACTAGAAGGAAGATTTGGCATCTTTCTCTTTTGGCTATTCTTTGGGCTCTTTGGCTTGAAAGGAACAATCGTTGTTTTAAGAATCAAAAGAGGCAGGTTAAGTCTTTCTTAGAGCAAAATTTCTGGTGGTGGAATGGATGTTTTCAGCTTCTATCCTTTCCTATCATCTGGATTGATGGAGGGTTctattgtttgttttctttttgtcctCTTGTAGTCTCGTGGCTTCGGCCCTTCtttcaataaaattttcaattctcaaaaaaaaaagaaagaaaaaaaagaggatcTGTTTCCTGCAATCGGGCATCATAGAAATACAATGCCTCAATCAGAAAGGGCAGCCAGCCATACCTTTCGTGTATGAAGGAGATCATTGATAGTTTTCAGTGGCTCTGAGAGGGCAGCCAAAACAACAGGAGTATGCAAATCATCTGACATAGAAGCCTTGAACTCGCAACAGAATCTATTAATGCAGTTCATGGTGTCATGAGGGATCAAGTCGTTTGTACTTTCTTCATGATGTTGGCTGAAATGATCTTCACAATCACGTAGAGTCTGCAACCATGCATAGGTTATAAGAATGCTTAGCAATTCTGTAAACAATCCAGTGAAATGCACGCATGCAGGTTTGAATACATGTGCATATCTATATCAAGAGAGAATCATGGTACCTGATAAATGTAAAAGACGCGATCAGATGCACTTTCAAGCTGTGCATTTGAGTAATTGATTGGTGATCGATAATGTGTGCCCATCAAGAACAGCCTCAAAGCAAGTGGATGATACAGATCTATAACCTGTTGAGGATCAGATGTTTAAGGCTACATGAAGGTGAGTCAAACAAGAGCATCTCAGATGCAAAGAGCAATGAAGGAGCCCAGAATCTCTCCTTCACGCAGATGGGGCTGCATGTGAGAGATGCAAATCACTCATCAGGAAAAATCCACCATGATGTCCTGGACCAAAAATCAGATGGGTTCACTCATTAGATGTGTCACACATGGACCAAAACAATTGAGGGTTTTAGGAAGAAAAAATCCCAGCAGTCATTAATCAATGTACACATGCAACCGATGAGTGAACTGACACGATTTTGGGCATCTACACGTGGTGGGCCTGCCTGATgggtggcttggatcttgcatgtGTAGAATAGTTTGGTATGTACACCTTCACATGGAAGTGTGTATTGAGAGGTTTGCATGCATCTAGCAGAACTTATGAAAGTGAACGCTTCTGACTACTCAAAGTTCCAGCTATACCTGACGGATTGTAAAGAAGTTTCCAAGTGACTTCGACATTTTCTCCGAGTCCACAGTTACAAAGCCATTATGCACCCAGTAACTGACACTGCTCTTGTTACAGGCAGCACAACTCTGAGCAATTTCATTTTCATGGTGTGGGAAGATGAGGTCCATCCCCCCACCATGTATATCAAAGGAGTGGCCCAGATAAGCAGCACTCATTGCACTGCACTCGATATGCCATCCAGGCCTTCCAGGTCCCCAAGGACTCTCCCAATACGGCTCCCCAGCCTTTGCAGACTGCAACCAAAGGGAATGAAGTGACCAACTTGATAGGAAATAGAAGCATAAATGACTTCTCATGATACAGAAAAACTCTCCATCCACTCACTTTCCATAAAGCAAAATCCGCAGGATTTTGCTTCCTTGAGTCCACAGCAACCCGCTCACCTGCTCTATTATCTTCTAACTTTCTCCCCGATAATCGACCATAATCAGGAAATTTGTCCACAGAGAAATATATATCTCCATCGATTCTGTAGGCACAACCATTATCAAGAATCTGTACAGAAAACGATCACCTAAGTCCAAGTTCATGTGATGGATGATTTTTTAGTACACCCAATGTAAAGCTCAGCAAGAACGAATGCAAGTTATAAAGTTAACAAATTAGAATTGTGAATATAGAAATGCAAGGTCCAGGCGATCACTCAGGGAAAAGCATCCTAAGCATGTGCTGCTTGGTCCATCTAAGCAAGGCATGTTCCGCATAGACCTAATATCCTAGCACACTTGCTTAGATGGACATTTTTCCTAACAGAGGGCACCTGACACTTAGAAATGGCctcatgttattattattattttatttttatttttgaagagaaTACAAAGAACCCACAGAAAACTAAGGCGAAAACCAACTAGGAAACTGAGAAGGAGATGATCCAACTAGAGATACACCATTTAATCTTAGAAATGGTGGTAACCACCTCCTCCCTCTTGTTTCGAAAACAACAAGCATTCCTTGAACCCCAAATAGCCCAGAGCACTGCCATAAAAGTCATCCTCCACCTAGCTTTACCGACTCGGCCCCCTCCACACCCATGCCAAGCCAAAGAAGTGTCATCCAATGATCTCGGCATGGCCCATACAATTTGAAGCTCGACGAGAAAGTGATGCCAATTTTTTGTGGCGAGAGCAACGAAGAAATAGGTGATCGACCGATTCTGCATCCTCCATGTACATTAAGCATATATTGGGAAGAACCAACGATCTCCTCCGAATGTTATTTATAGTAAGGATCTTTCTAACATCCCGGATGTTACTAGTTTAGCTGAAGTTCAGCCCATAACTTATTATGTGTATTTAGTGTTCAGattatcggtatcgtgttacgtgttacatccttgggatacagatatatATCCGTTATTGCTCGGCAGATATCGTTTGTATCAGGCAATTCATcatactttttgggaaacatacgaaaacattggaaaaatggttgaatttttcaatgaaacttcagggattgttaaaaaagaccttaataaacacttttaaatcataacatctcaaaaaaagaagtgcacataataggtttcctttgtataggggcCCAGGCTATGCGTTGtccaactgaactaatgcaactatattcaaattcaaTGCATAATAtttagaatgtatgtgatgatcattccatcaaacactcctaaatacttcgaaattagtctcaattgacaattggttgaagggaaatttgaaaagaaaaaaaaaaaaacttacaaatttttaattaaaatgatttttattttccgaaaATTGACGACGAGTCGAcgacttaacaaattagtagatcagcTCTCCCATACATGCttcatttcatgtttggagtgcaacattgcaaacaatttggaagaaattggggaaattttgaatttttcccaaatttcaCCAAATCAAACCACCTATACTCAattttcgaaattagagtgtatgtgatgatcatttcatcaaatactcctaaataattcaaaattagtctcaattgatagctggttaagggggaaaaaaaacataaagaacgtgaagaaccaatggatatcaaaatcaaagctccaactccatgatttttcatgcaaaatataaataaccaatggatttataaccactcgacattgatttaacataatttcaaaaaagaaaaaaaaaaaaaaaaaagggatcagaAATttaaaatgctcactagatcgaacatgtgggatatatcggcactacctgtacAATTTGTatcacataggtgggatacaagatatatcgcgggatatatcagccgatattgtcgatatttaaaacattgtgtgTAATTTCCCTTAATTAATGtgaattttaacttatttgggGAATAATTCTTTATCTGTGAtgaatttaatattagttcttttataagaaatgCTTAAAATTGTGCCTAGAAGGCTATAGAAGTATTACATTTCATAAATTTAC is a genomic window containing:
- the LOC131254848 gene encoding cysteine--tRNA ligase, chloroplastic/mitochondrial isoform X2 encodes the protein MTSATLAMPASTSHSMSSAGRYLRHLNYEVCYVRNFTDVDDKIIVRANELGEDPLSLSSRYCSEFQSDMAHIHCQPPSVEPRVSDHIPQIIDMIKQILDNGCAYRIDGDIYFSVDKFPDYGRLSGRKLEDNRAGERVAVDSRKQNPADFALWKSAKAGEPYWESPWGPGRPGWHIECSAMSAAYLGHSFDIHGGGMDLIFPHHENEIAQSCAACNKSSVSYWVHNGFVTVDSEKMSKSLGNFFTIRQVIDLYHPLALRLFLMGTHYRSPINYSNAQLESASDRVFYIYQTLRDCEDHFSQHHEESTNDLIPHDTMNCINRFCCEFKASMSDDLHTPVVLAALSEPLKTINDLLHTRKGKKQERRLESLLALEKEIRGVLTILGLMPSSYTEVLQQLREKALKRARLMEDQVLQKIEERTLARKNKEYEKSDSIRKELAAVGIALMDGPDGTTWRPSLPVELQEQVAI